From a region of the Nonlabens sp. Hel1_33_55 genome:
- a CDS encoding sugar phosphate nucleotidyltransferase, whose protein sequence is MKIIVPMAGRGSRLRPHSLTVPKPLIPIANKPIVHRLVRDIANILSEPIEEIAFILGDPAFFGDEVVKSLEELAESLGAKASIYRQLEPLGTGHAIMCAEPSLSGPAVVAYADTLIRANFELDPAADAVIWTKEVDQPEAYGVVKLNDKEEITELVEKPKEFVSNQAVIGIYYFKEIADLKTELQYVIDNEIINGGEYQINDGIKRLMSKGNIFKTGTVDEWMDCGNKEVAIDTNTRIMKFMVKDGSDELATKATVDNSNIIEPCVIADDVVIKNSTVGPHVSIGAGTTITNCKISNSLIQNNSVIRNATLDEAMIGNHVKYNGNFKYISIGDYSVME, encoded by the coding sequence ATGAAAATCATCGTACCCATGGCCGGTCGCGGCTCCAGATTAAGACCTCATTCTCTTACGGTTCCTAAGCCATTAATCCCTATTGCGAACAAACCCATCGTTCATAGATTGGTGCGTGACATCGCAAATATCTTGAGCGAGCCTATAGAAGAGATTGCTTTTATATTGGGTGACCCAGCATTTTTTGGTGATGAGGTCGTAAAAAGTCTAGAGGAGTTAGCCGAGAGCTTAGGTGCCAAAGCCAGTATCTACCGACAACTCGAACCACTTGGAACAGGCCACGCCATCATGTGTGCAGAGCCTTCGCTTTCTGGACCTGCCGTAGTAGCATATGCAGATACATTAATCAGAGCAAACTTTGAACTGGATCCAGCAGCAGATGCTGTGATCTGGACCAAAGAAGTGGATCAGCCAGAAGCTTATGGTGTGGTGAAACTTAATGATAAAGAAGAGATCACAGAATTGGTGGAGAAGCCCAAAGAATTTGTGAGCAATCAAGCCGTAATAGGTATCTACTACTTCAAAGAAATTGCAGACTTAAAAACGGAACTGCAATACGTCATCGACAACGAGATTATCAATGGCGGTGAATACCAAATCAACGACGGTATTAAAAGATTAATGTCCAAAGGAAATATATTCAAGACCGGAACCGTTGATGAATGGATGGATTGTGGGAATAAGGAAGTTGCTATCGATACCAACACACGTATCATGAAATTCATGGTCAAGGATGGCAGTGATGAGTTGGCTACAAAAGCGACAGTGGACAATTCAAATATCATTGAACCCTGCGTGATTGCAGACGATGTGGTAATCAAGAACTCCACAGTAGGACCACACGTGAGCATAGGCGCAGGAACCACAATAACAAATTGTAAGATCAGCAACAGTTTGATACAAAACAATTCGGTAATAAGAAATGCAACCTTGGACGAGGCGATGATAGGTAATCACGTGAAGTACAACGGTAATTTTAAATACATCAGCATTGGCGATTATTCTGTGATGGAATAA